In a single window of the Mucilaginibacter defluvii genome:
- a CDS encoding ABC transporter permease, producing MSKYNHVGATLAIAKASLRSILRSPSSVVFTLAFPLIFILVFGFIGGGGVKVDVGVAPGTDTANPIYKALEQTSIIKLHKGLDTQSLNQNLSKGSLDAVLQIKSNNYVKTGDGKMRLTSGNAPYTVNVNYTTSSAKGDIFKSIITNIKNEVNIKFMQQVLASRSGGDADAAARAAAGFQMAEVRESTITGRAYKTIDFILPGQLGFSLLSTGVFGTAFVFLSLRITLVIKRFFATPVKRASIVLGEALARICFSLIGALFIILIGHFAFGFTLVHGAVTVINMLILSVIGLIVFMGFGFTVSGIAKNESSVPPIANIITLPQFLLSGTFFSIDNFPAWLQPVSRILPLTYLNDAMRKVAFEGAGLGDVTHQLLILLIWGIVIYTIAVKTFKWE from the coding sequence ATGAGTAAATACAATCATGTTGGGGCCACGCTGGCCATTGCGAAGGCGAGTTTACGGTCAATCCTGCGCAGTCCGTCGTCGGTGGTTTTTACATTGGCGTTCCCGCTGATATTTATTTTGGTGTTCGGCTTTATTGGCGGCGGCGGCGTAAAGGTTGATGTAGGCGTAGCACCGGGTACAGATACCGCAAACCCCATCTATAAAGCGCTTGAACAAACATCCATCATCAAACTCCACAAAGGGTTGGACACCCAATCGCTTAACCAAAATCTATCAAAAGGTAGTTTGGATGCGGTATTGCAAATTAAATCGAACAACTACGTTAAAACCGGCGATGGCAAAATGCGTCTCACATCCGGCAATGCTCCTTACACAGTTAATGTAAACTATACCACATCATCAGCCAAAGGCGATATATTTAAATCGATAATCACCAATATAAAAAATGAGGTGAATATCAAATTTATGCAGCAAGTGCTGGCAAGTCGTTCTGGCGGCGATGCAGATGCCGCTGCGCGTGCCGCCGCTGGTTTTCAAATGGCCGAAGTGCGTGAAAGCACCATCACAGGCCGCGCTTACAAAACCATTGATTTTATCTTACCCGGTCAGTTAGGTTTCTCGTTACTGAGTACAGGCGTATTTGGTACGGCGTTCGTGTTTCTGAGCCTGCGTATCACCTTAGTTATTAAGCGCTTTTTTGCTACGCCGGTTAAGCGGGCAAGTATTGTATTGGGCGAGGCGCTGGCACGTATCTGTTTCTCGCTGATTGGGGCCCTGTTTATAATTCTTATCGGCCATTTCGCTTTTGGCTTCACGCTGGTGCATGGGGCGGTAACGGTAATTAACATGCTCATACTGTCAGTCATCGGGTTGATCGTTTTTATGGGTTTTGGTTTCACCGTATCGGGCATCGCCAAAAATGAAAGCTCTGTGCCGCCGATAGCCAATATTATCACCCTGCCGCAGTTCCTACTGTCCGGCACTTTTTTCTCTATTGATAACTTTCCGGCCTGGTTACAGCCCGTAAGCCGCATTTTGCCCTTAACTTATTTAAACGATGCCATGCGCAAGGTGGCTTTTGAAGGTGCAGGGCTTGGCGACGTAACGCATCAGCTTTTAATATTGCTGATTTGGGGAATTGTGATTTATACCATCGCGGTAAAAACCTTTAAGTGGGAATAG
- a CDS encoding ABC transporter ATP-binding protein has protein sequence MEKQPIISVKNLVKNYGDFEAVRDISFEVYEGEIFGLLGPNGAGKTTTLEIIETLRDKTSGEIIVDGFSVDTNAESIKQRIGVQLQAAGYYPNLNLSELIELFSGLYGINKKPLEMLEMVALTDKAKAKYKQLSGGQKQRFSIATTLINNPRIIFLDEPTTGLDPQARRNLWDLIIKIRDSGTTVVITTHYMDEAEVLCDRVAFVDGGKIVGIDTPDNFVDKLVASGFERKKEVKAATLEDVFIDLTGKEWRG, from the coding sequence ATGGAAAAACAGCCTATTATCAGCGTAAAAAACCTGGTTAAAAACTATGGTGATTTTGAAGCTGTAAGGGATATAAGTTTTGAGGTTTACGAGGGGGAGATATTTGGCTTGCTTGGGCCAAATGGCGCGGGCAAAACCACCACGCTCGAAATTATTGAAACCCTGCGCGATAAAACCTCGGGTGAAATTATTGTTGACGGCTTTTCGGTTGATACCAATGCCGAGAGTATAAAACAGCGCATAGGCGTACAACTACAGGCAGCGGGTTATTATCCCAACCTTAACCTTTCTGAACTGATCGAGCTTTTCTCCGGATTATACGGCATCAATAAAAAACCTTTGGAGATGCTGGAGATGGTAGCCCTCACTGATAAGGCCAAGGCCAAATACAAACAACTTTCGGGCGGGCAAAAGCAGCGGTTCTCCATCGCTACAACGCTGATTAACAATCCACGCATTATATTTTTGGACGAACCCACAACCGGGCTCGACCCGCAGGCACGCCGTAATTTGTGGGACCTGATCATCAAGATTCGCGACAGCGGTACCACCGTGGTGATCACCACCCACTATATGGATGAGGCCGAAGTGCTGTGCGACCGTGTAGCCTTTGTTGACGGCGGCAAAATTGTAGGTATTGATACCCCGGATAATTTTGTTGACAAACTGGTAGCATCAGGTTTTGAACGCAAAAAAGAAGTAAAAGCCGCCACCCTGGAAGATGTATTCATTGATCTGACAGGTAAAGAGTGGAGAGGATAG
- a CDS encoding DEAD/DEAH box helicase: MSFQQLNLIDPILKALQTEGYTTPTPIQAQSIPIILQKKDLLGCAQTGTGKTAAFSIPTLQLLYQQRQQHREQKTIKALILTPTRELAIQIGDSLAAYGKHTGLKHLVIFGGVSQNPQTDSLKKGVDILVATPGRLLDLMNQRFVHLDHIQMLILDEADRMLDMGFVHDVKKIIAKVPAKRQTLFFSATMPKEIQQLADSILNKPERVEVTPVSSTAETIQQEMYFVAKGDKKSLLNFVLQDKSIVTALVFTRTKHGADKVVKDLNKANITAEAIHGNKSQNARQRALNNFKAHTTRVLVATDIAARGIDIDELAFVINYELPNIPETYVHRIGRTGRAGASGKAISFCDEEEKEYLKDIEKLIGVKVPVNDSHPYPLAQLTREQRILQDLKKQPHHNKASSAEKQRNNRRRNNNTRGGNNKAKGGSSGMSGARPSGKRA, encoded by the coding sequence ATGTCATTTCAGCAACTTAATTTAATTGATCCTATATTAAAGGCATTACAAACCGAAGGTTACACTACACCTACTCCTATACAGGCACAATCTATACCCATCATCCTGCAAAAAAAGGATTTGCTGGGTTGTGCGCAAACCGGTACAGGTAAAACGGCCGCCTTCTCAATACCTACACTGCAACTGCTTTACCAGCAACGCCAGCAGCACCGCGAACAAAAAACCATAAAGGCACTAATATTAACACCAACCCGCGAACTGGCCATACAAATTGGCGACAGCCTTGCCGCTTACGGCAAGCATACAGGCCTAAAGCACCTGGTGATCTTCGGTGGTGTATCGCAAAACCCACAAACTGATTCGCTAAAAAAAGGCGTGGATATTTTGGTAGCTACTCCCGGCAGGTTATTAGACCTGATGAACCAGCGTTTTGTTCACCTTGACCATATCCAAATGCTTATACTTGATGAGGCCGACCGTATGCTGGACATGGGCTTTGTGCATGATGTTAAGAAGATAATAGCTAAAGTACCTGCCAAAAGGCAAACGCTGTTTTTTTCGGCTACTATGCCCAAGGAGATACAGCAGCTGGCCGACAGCATTTTGAACAAGCCTGAGCGCGTTGAGGTTACCCCGGTATCGTCAACCGCCGAAACAATACAGCAGGAAATGTACTTTGTTGCCAAAGGAGATAAAAAAAGCCTGCTCAACTTTGTACTGCAGGATAAATCTATTGTAACTGCACTGGTATTTACCCGTACCAAGCACGGTGCCGATAAGGTAGTGAAAGACCTGAATAAAGCCAATATAACTGCCGAGGCTATCCACGGCAATAAATCACAAAACGCAAGGCAGCGTGCACTTAACAACTTTAAGGCACATACTACCCGTGTACTGGTGGCAACTGATATTGCCGCCCGTGGTATTGATATTGACGAGCTGGCCTTTGTGATCAACTACGAACTGCCTAATATACCTGAAACTTACGTACACCGTATTGGCCGTACCGGGCGTGCAGGTGCAAGCGGCAAAGCTATTTCGTTTTGTGATGAGGAAGAAAAGGAGTACCTGAAAGATATTGAAAAGTTGATAGGTGTAAAAGTTCCGGTTAATGACTCGCACCCATACCCGTTAGCGCAGCTTACCCGCGAGCAACGTATTTTGCAGGACCTGAAAAAGCAGCCGCACCACAACAAGGCATCATCGGCCGAAAAGCAGCGTAACAACCGGCGCCGTAACAACAACACTCGCGGAGGCAACAACAAAGCCAAAGGCGGCAGCAGTGGCATGAGCGGTGCAAGGCCAAGCGGTAAAAGAGCATAA